Proteins found in one Rhodobacteraceae bacterium D3-12 genomic segment:
- a CDS encoding nuclear transport factor 2 family protein: MNRRTLLKTSIGTTLATILAQHAGAQTMDNQTQASFDTVMAFMGAMGSGDMEKMSALMADDMVWHNEGDESLPWIGGAEGKENIFKFLGVFSENLQTTKWENTDAFASGDTVAVFGKMNGVTPHSGKEIGEFTFALRAKVRNGQVVLWHWFEDSFAVSRAYHG, from the coding sequence ATGAACCGCAGAACCCTTTTGAAGACCTCAATTGGCACGACGCTCGCCACCATTCTCGCACAACACGCAGGAGCACAAACAATGGACAACCAGACACAAGCTAGCTTTGACACCGTCATGGCCTTTATGGGCGCGATGGGATCGGGCGACATGGAAAAGATGAGCGCACTGATGGCCGACGACATGGTCTGGCACAACGAAGGCGACGAAAGCCTGCCGTGGATCGGCGGCGCGGAGGGCAAAGAGAACATCTTCAAATTCCTCGGCGTATTTTCCGAAAACCTTCAGACAACCAAATGGGAAAACACCGACGCCTTCGCCTCGGGTGACACGGTCGCTGTCTTTGGCAAGATGAACGGCGTCACCCCCCATTCCGGCAAGGAAATCGGCGAATTCACCTTTGCCTTGCGCGCCAAGGTCCGCAATGGCCAAGTGGTGCTGTGGCACTGGTTCGAGGACAGCTTTGCCGTCAGCCGAGCCTACCACGGCTGA
- a CDS encoding nuclear transport factor 2 family protein, translating into MKLFQLFAPVAIAATLPFTALADSADTKAFVLEALKNTLLAGNVAAVDQYFAKDIIQHNEMFANGIEAQKGVVGFLAGSGNFKADYVRVIADDNIVAVHARYEGFGATAMIAFDVFRVEDGKIAEHWDNLIPEAAPNPSGRTQIDGATVVTDLNKTEANKALVEEFITKSLIKHEQVDFTKYINPTNYAQHNPMVADGLEGFGAFMAQMAEQGITMDYTKIHQVIGEGNFVLTLSEGALGGEQTAFYDLFRLEDGLIVEHWDVIAPVPGPDAPHNEAGKF; encoded by the coding sequence ATGAAACTTTTCCAACTATTTGCCCCAGTGGCGATCGCCGCCACTCTACCGTTCACGGCGCTGGCCGACAGCGCCGACACCAAGGCTTTCGTTCTGGAAGCGCTGAAAAACACGCTGTTGGCGGGCAATGTCGCAGCCGTTGACCAGTATTTTGCCAAAGACATCATCCAGCACAACGAGATGTTTGCCAACGGCATCGAGGCGCAGAAGGGCGTCGTCGGCTTTCTTGCTGGCAGCGGCAACTTCAAGGCGGACTATGTCCGGGTCATCGCGGATGATAACATCGTGGCTGTGCATGCCCGCTATGAGGGCTTTGGCGCAACAGCGATGATCGCCTTTGACGTCTTCCGCGTTGAGGACGGCAAGATCGCCGAGCACTGGGACAACCTGATTCCCGAGGCCGCGCCCAACCCCTCGGGGCGCACCCAGATCGACGGCGCAACCGTCGTCACCGACCTGAACAAGACCGAAGCCAACAAGGCGTTGGTCGAAGAGTTCATCACCAAGTCGCTGATCAAGCATGAGCAGGTGGACTTTACCAAATACATCAACCCGACGAACTATGCCCAGCACAACCCGATGGTCGCTGACGGCCTGGAAGGCTTTGGTGCCTTCATGGCGCAGATGGCCGAACAGGGCATCACCATGGACTACACCAAGATCCATCAAGTGATCGGCGAAGGCAACTTCGTGCTAACCCTGTCCGAGGGCGCCTTGGGCGGTGAACAGACCGCCTTCTACGACCTCTTCCGCCTCGAAGACGGGCTGATCGTGGAGCACTGGGACGTCATCGCCCCCGTGCCCGGCCCGGACGCCCCGCACAACGAAGCTGGCAAATTCTGA